The Rhopalosiphum maidis isolate BTI-1 chromosome 1, ASM367621v3, whole genome shotgun sequence genome has a segment encoding these proteins:
- the LOC113547766 gene encoding DNA replication factor Cdt1-like has protein sequence MDTQKTLDNFIRSRKRPTIDDGLHKKELMNNSFGINKPTRKLSFDFTAQQSVKKQKIDSTLTKTSIRDNQNVGVVNNAVKNILERKEAEINDEIHPERATTPDQTSSTKAKLRKELDLGEFRKIVCRKHNLKKLQEKLSAVEQSQIDLKSAESKVETAKNHYLSSFKSVDLLVDTSPVKVASSPVAKSHLKPTALFLSPAQSIVSPRKVMMTTQVSQPKEYMSPKKLLNEVGSLLALSPSKRYASLVDSKTLPLPLKYRILDELFKAMETVSSMMFVRKEKITFNKLKRGVQHMTRKNFTELHLAKIKTVVPDFFKFGLVKSPKEKSSYELVIIPNYGSSNEDNINLIEQTTRRKKAFTNALLDIMKEHHEKYLNSLIPPIVIDKDKITRWHPEFDVETAKDIVPSTLPKIEINKPKIETAKDLIDKSHALFAYNNRLNRTLTTMNIENKSVPEKKFPSTDAKNALKGALKGISKSFLLRIQEKQAQKAKELMTRSVGQLDEDRMMDRLPDIARGMRTYFVQLQRNVMPFKKVVDQLKQSYPEAMTDEEWKAHLNLLQEKVPHWIVSKVFDGIEHVRIDKKVDFEETVIKTLKK, from the exons ATGGACACCCAAAAAACATTGGATAACTTTATCAGGAGTAGAAAAAGACCCACCATCGATGATGGTTTGCATAAAAAAGAACTTATGAACAATAGTTTTGGAATTAATAAACCAACTAGAAAACTATCGTTTGATTTTACGGCGCAGCAATcagttaaaaaacaaaag attgattCTACTTTAACAAAAACATCTATTCGAGATAATCAAAATGTTGGTGTTGTCAATaatgcagttaaaaatattttggaaagaAAAGAGGCTGAAATTAATGATGAAATTCATCCAGAGAGAGCTACAACTCCTGATCAAACATCATCAACTAAAGCCAAATTGCGTAAA gaaTTGGATTTGGGCGAATTTCGTAAAATTGTCTGTCGTAAACACaaccttaaaaaattacaagaaaAGTTGAGTGCAGTGGAACAATCTCAAATTGATCTTAAATCTGCAGAATCTAAAGTAGAAACTGCCAAAAATCATTACTTATCTTCGTTTAAATCAGTCGATCTCTTGGTTGATACTAGCCCAGTAAAAGTTGCATCAAGTCCTGTAGCAAAATCTCATCTTAAACCTACTGCCTTATTTCTCAGCCCAGCACAATCTATTGTTAGTCCGAGGAAAGTAATGATGACCACTCAGGTGTCTCAGCCTAAAGAATATATGTCgcctaaaaaattattaaatgaagtTGGATCTCTTTTGGCTTTGTCTCCATCAAAACGATATGCATCATTGGTTGATTCTAAAACATTACCTTTGCCTTTGAAGTACCGAATTTTGGATGAATTATTCAAAGCTATGGAAACTGTTTCATCAATGATGTTTgttagaaaagaaaaaattacatttaataaactcAAACGTGGTGTTCAGCACATGACTAGAAA aaattttactGAATTGCACTtggcaaaaattaaaactgtagTTCCAGATTTCTTCAAGTTTGGATTAGTAAAATCTCCAAAAGAGAAATCTAGTTatgaattagtaataattccaaattatg gCTCAAGTAACGAAGATAACATTAACTTAATTGAACAAACAACTCGAAGAAAAAAGGCATTTACTAATGCACTACTTGACATTATGAAGGAACATCATGAA aaatatttgaattcattaattCCACCTATTGTGAtcgataaagataaaataaccaGATGGCATCCAGAGTTTGATGTTGAAACTGCTAAAGATATCGTTCCTTCCACATTaccaaaaattgaaatcaacAAACCAAAAATTGAAACTGCAAAAgatttaatag ataaatCACATGCTTTATTTGCTTACAATAATCGTTTAAATCGAACTCTTACAACAATgaacattgaaaataaaagtgtacctgaaaaaaaatttccatcGACAGATGCAAAAAATGCACTAAAAGGAGCACTCAAAGGGAtttctaaatcatttttactgagg attCAAGAAAAGCAAGCACAAAAAGCCAAAGAGTTGATGACACGGTCAGTAGGTCAATTAGATGAGGATAGAATGATGGATAGATTACCAGATATCGCAAGAGGTATGCGTACCTATTTTGTACAACTACAAAGGAATGTAATGCCATTCAAAAAAGTTGTCGATCAGCTAAAGCAGAGTTATCCTGAAGCTATGACAGACG aggaATGGAAAGCTCATTTAAATCTTCTCCAAGAAAAAGTACCTCATTGGATTGTATCAAAAGTCTTTGATGGAATTGAACATGTTCGAATTGATAAAAAAGTTGATTTTGAAGAAactgtaattaaaacattgaaaaaataa
- the LOC113548733 gene encoding mediator of RNA polymerase II transcription subunit 18, with the protein MEAIKEAPIPAIDSLNAAMKNNIVPNQEYLLQGSVLDSAVEVLLHRLRGLCDNVDSGPETFHDHEMCFSIRSVTPQPLTLRVRRAIDYLDMPYQLRYIGQPELGDKSRPTILRNSIDVATTPTIVDFLTEMGFRMDFEYILRGYMFRKGRMKITVSKIFKMMVVGKPAPESVDPISQSYLVELSVLAPSNQDAIAEDMRVFAEQLKPLVHLEKVDYKRLTQPPM; encoded by the exons ATGGAAGCGATTAAG GAAGCGCCCATCCCGGCGATAGATAGCTTGAATGCAGCCATGAAGAACAACATTGTCCCAAACCAAGAGTATCTGTTACAAGGCAGTGTTCTGGACTCTGCTGTTGAAGTTCTGTTGCACAGGTTACGAGGCCTTTGCGATAACGTTGATTCAGGACCCGAGACATTTCATGATCATGAAATGTGTTTCAGCATAA ggaGTGTAACACCACAACCACTCACACTGAGAGTCAGAAGAGCGATAGACTATTTAGACATGCCATACCAGCTGCGTTATATTGGACAACCTGAACTTG GTGATAAATCTAGACCGACAATACTGCGAAATAGTATTGACGTAGCTACAACACCGACAATAGTAGATTTCCTCACCGAAATGGGATTTCGCAtggattttgaatatattttacgtgGCTATATGTTTCGAAAAGGCAGAATGAAGATTACGgtgtctaaaatatttaaa ATGATGGTAGTAGGTAAACCTGCTCCGGAGAGTGTCGATCCTATATCACAATCATACCTAGTAGAGTTAAGTGTATTGGCACCTAGTAATCAAGATGCTATTGCTGAAGACATGCGTGTATTTGCTGAACAACTGAAGCCACTGGTGCACTTGGAGAAAGTCGATTACAAACGATTAACACAACCACCAATGTAA
- the LOC113548774 gene encoding uncharacterized protein LOC113548774, giving the protein MESGEANELVNSSMDALIDWSTPEIVKHKTHDENCINNPFDILELQAANMDPFDLVPKQTPIRIDPPCGNILSPLWESKTSRIKKSISLTDIHGVAKLLEQNYIEHNNDDFIKNQSIDDYATAECVSTSKIVDQTIENNVSSEKKMENKEVSIKLNLLSDQNEVEIEKNSYCNEQEKKQIREQTRQRIEMLIEKGKKNYEENYSRKSLFCTPQRCNTESNLNKNINSSFLNRGFIGSFNINSNSFNKTPDNNIDINENITPNSSLVFPFQELTSFDLNSLKPEWVTDNFSDSDGPSDIQTENSVTEIEPTNNNKVDVKLKTLNRLGIVETKANASRTVVKSMQNKRTQNKGPFMANVPVQHMVQNYKNEEIKDVSHGSVSPRKMKPIASSTPSTSDIVNTFKTPSTTESSIKSRSSLSRRSIANSVSPGTPLNVTKCIKKNSNNTTVVLFNKVNERNTEILRSFKLNKSKSESKIGIPKPNVMNTTKISGLPVSKRFTMSFKGKENVQPQ; this is encoded by the exons ATGGAATCAGGTGAAGCCAATGAGTTAGTTAACAGTTCAATGGATGCACTTATTGATTGGAGTACTCCCGAAATAGTGAAACACAAAACTCatgatgaaaattgtattaataacccATTTGATATACTAGAATTGCAAGCAGCCAATATGGATCCTTTTGATTTAGTACCTAAACAAACTCCAATAAGAATAGATCCACCTTGTGGTAACATATTGAGTCCTCTGTGGGAATCAAAAACTAGcaggataaaaaaaagtatatcattaacaGATATTCATGGTGTTGCAAAACTTTTGGAACAAAACTACATAGAGCACAACAATgatgattttataaagaatCAATCAATAGATGATTATGCTACAGCAGAATGTGTTAGCACATCAAAAATAGTTGATCAgacaatagaaaataatgtctcaagtgaaaaaaaaatggaaaataaagaGGTatcaatcaaattaaatttgttatcagATCAGAATGAGgtagaaatagaaaaaaattcttattgcAACGAACAAGAAAAGAAACAAATAAGAGAGCAAACGCGGCAACGAATTGAAATGCTAATTGAAAaggggaaaaaaaattatgaagaaaattattctagaaagtcattattttgtacaccACAGCGTTGTAATACTgagtcaaatttaaataaaaatataaattcaagcTTTTTAAATAGAGGATTTATAggaagttttaatataaattccaatagttttaataaaacacca gataataatattgatataaatgaaaacataacGCCAAATTCTAGTTTGGTATTTCCATTCCAAGAACTAACCTCATTTGATCTTAATTCTTTGAAACCTGAATGGGTGACCGATAACTTCAGCGATAGTGACGGGCCTAGTGATATTCAAACA GAAAATTCTGTGACAGAAATTGAAccgactaataataataaagttgatGTCAAATTGAAAACTCTTAATCGCTTAG GAATTGTCGAAACAAAAGCAAATGCAAGTCGAACCGTTGTAAAGTCCatgcaaaataaaagaacTCAAAACAAAGGTCCGTTTATGGCCAATGTCCCTGTTCAACACATGGtgcaaaattataagaatgaaGAAATTAAAGATGTTAGTCATGGGTCTGTTAGTCCCCGTAAA ATGAAGCCTATAGCCTCTTCTACACCATCAACATCAGATATTGTCAACACATTTAAAACTCCTTCAACTACTGAGTCTTCTATTAAATCAAG gaGTAGTTTATCACGTCGATCAATAGCCAATTCTGTAAGCCCTGGAACACCATTAAATGTTACaaagtgtattaaaaaaaattcaaataat actacagttgttttattcaataaagttAATgaaagaaatactgagatattgcgatcatttaaattaaacaaatcaaaa TCTGAAAGTAAAATTGGGATACCTAAACCTAATGTAATgaatacaactaaaataagT GGCTTGCCAGTATCGAAACGGTTTACAATGTCGTTCAAAGGGAAAGAAAATGTACAACCTCAGTGA